Proteins co-encoded in one Malus domestica chromosome 09, GDT2T_hap1 genomic window:
- the LOC103442673 gene encoding probable lipid-A-disaccharide synthase, mitochondrial isoform X1, with the protein MLRRYSGMWFRKLRNVDGENFVGFSRLIRRYASVSSTSVIDMAVRDGELRVFIVSGEVSGDTIGSRLMASLKNLCPVPVRFAGVGGLMMSKQGLKSLFPMEDIAVMGLLELLPHLNRIRVKLLETLEAALLFQPHVVVTVDSKGFSFRLLKQLRARYNQQRVDAPVHFHYVAPSFWAWKGGEARLRGLAGFVDHVLCILPNEEEVCRSNGLAATFVGHPILEDVLELKSKDTSPHEWKIEGNCEDFRRRYAIPAGAKVISLLPGSRLQEVTRMLSIFANAMGLLKVSFPELVTVIHVAPNQHVKNYVAGIANKWPVPSILIPGGSLHQKYDAFSASSVALCASGTVALEMQLARLPCVVAYRAHFLTEWIIRYKAKIPYVSLPNILMDSPIIPEALFQACTPTNLASLILGLIHDDGLREKQIVAAGKVIRLLCTPARNSDELVEQHQGGRFPHNTPSVIAATAILHHAKP; encoded by the exons ATCAGTTTCAAGCACAAGTGTGATAGACATGGCTGTTAGAGATGGGGAGCTGAGGGTTTTCATAGTCTCTGGAGAGGTTTCCGGAGACACCATTGGCTCTCGTCTCATGGCGTCTCTGAAGAATCTCTGTCCTGTTCCTGTCCGTTTTGCCGGTGTTGGAGG GTTGATGATGTCCAAGCAAGGATTAAAGTCGCTGTTTCCGATGGAGGATATTGCGGTGATGGGATTATTGGAGTTATTGCCTCATCTGAATAGGATCAGA GTGAAGCTGCTGGAGACACTAGAGGCTGCTCTTCTGTTTCAACCTCATGTTGTTGTGACAGTGGATTCAAAGGGTTTCTCTTTCCGCCTCTTAAAACAGCTACGGG CTAGATACAATCAGCAGCGAGTCGATGCTCCAGTACACTTCCACTATGTAGCACCGTCATTCTGGGCTTGGAAAGGGGGTGAAGCAAGACTCCGAGGCCTGGCTGGATTTGTGGATCATGTCTTGTGTATActtccaaatgaagaagaagtttgCAGATCAAATGGACTGGCTGCGACCTTTGTGGGCCACCCcattttggaggatgttttggaGCTGAAATCG AAGGACACTTCACCCCATGAATGGAAGATAGAAGGAAACTGTGAAGATTTCCGAAGGAGATATGCAATACCAGCAG GAGCAAAAGTCATTTCCTTGCTTCCTGGAAGCAGATTACAAGAGGTCACCAGAATGCTTTCTATCTTCGCAAACGCTATGGGATTATTAAAAGTGTCCTTTCCTGAGTTAGTAACAGTCATCCACGTTGCTCCAAATCAGCATGTGAAGAACTATGTTGCCGGAATCGCTAACAAGTGGCCTGTGCCCTCTATATTGATTCCAGGAGGATCCCTGCACCAAAAATATGATGCATTCAGT GCAAGTAGTGTTGCATTATGTGCTTCTGGAACAGTTGCCTTGGAGATGCAGCTTGCACGGCTACCATGTGTAGTCGCTTATCGAGCTCATTTCCTAACTGAGTGGATTATTCGTTATAAGGCCAAGATACCTTACGTCTCTCTCCCAAATATTCTCATGGATTCACCTATTATACCCGAAGCTCTCTTTCAAGCGTGCACTCCGACAAACCTAGCATCATTGATTTT GGGTTTGATACATGACGATGGCCTCCGAGAAAAGCAGATTGTTGCCGCTGGCAAGGTTATCAGACTTCTTTGCACTCCGGCCAGAAATTCAGATGAGTTGGTAGAGCAGCATCAAGGAGGGAGGTTTCCCCATAACACACCAAGTGTGATAGCAGCAACTGCAATACTGCACCATGCAAAGCCATAA
- the LOC103442673 gene encoding probable lipid-A-disaccharide synthase, mitochondrial isoform X2, with product MLRRYSGMWFRKLRNVDGENFVGFSRLIRRYASVSSTSVIDMAVRDGELRVFIVSGEVSGDTIGSRLMASLKNLCPVPVRFAGVGGLMMSKQGLKSLFPMEDIAVMGLLELLPHLNRIRVKLLETLEAALLFQPHVVVTVDSKGFSFRLLKQLRARYNQQRVDAPVHFHYVAPSFWAWKGGEARLRGLAGFVDHVLCILPNEEEVCRSNGLAATFVGHPILEDVLELKSDTSPHEWKIEGNCEDFRRRYAIPAGAKVISLLPGSRLQEVTRMLSIFANAMGLLKVSFPELVTVIHVAPNQHVKNYVAGIANKWPVPSILIPGGSLHQKYDAFSASSVALCASGTVALEMQLARLPCVVAYRAHFLTEWIIRYKAKIPYVSLPNILMDSPIIPEALFQACTPTNLASLILGLIHDDGLREKQIVAAGKVIRLLCTPARNSDELVEQHQGGRFPHNTPSVIAATAILHHAKP from the exons ATCAGTTTCAAGCACAAGTGTGATAGACATGGCTGTTAGAGATGGGGAGCTGAGGGTTTTCATAGTCTCTGGAGAGGTTTCCGGAGACACCATTGGCTCTCGTCTCATGGCGTCTCTGAAGAATCTCTGTCCTGTTCCTGTCCGTTTTGCCGGTGTTGGAGG GTTGATGATGTCCAAGCAAGGATTAAAGTCGCTGTTTCCGATGGAGGATATTGCGGTGATGGGATTATTGGAGTTATTGCCTCATCTGAATAGGATCAGA GTGAAGCTGCTGGAGACACTAGAGGCTGCTCTTCTGTTTCAACCTCATGTTGTTGTGACAGTGGATTCAAAGGGTTTCTCTTTCCGCCTCTTAAAACAGCTACGGG CTAGATACAATCAGCAGCGAGTCGATGCTCCAGTACACTTCCACTATGTAGCACCGTCATTCTGGGCTTGGAAAGGGGGTGAAGCAAGACTCCGAGGCCTGGCTGGATTTGTGGATCATGTCTTGTGTATActtccaaatgaagaagaagtttgCAGATCAAATGGACTGGCTGCGACCTTTGTGGGCCACCCcattttggaggatgttttggaGCTGAAATCG GACACTTCACCCCATGAATGGAAGATAGAAGGAAACTGTGAAGATTTCCGAAGGAGATATGCAATACCAGCAG GAGCAAAAGTCATTTCCTTGCTTCCTGGAAGCAGATTACAAGAGGTCACCAGAATGCTTTCTATCTTCGCAAACGCTATGGGATTATTAAAAGTGTCCTTTCCTGAGTTAGTAACAGTCATCCACGTTGCTCCAAATCAGCATGTGAAGAACTATGTTGCCGGAATCGCTAACAAGTGGCCTGTGCCCTCTATATTGATTCCAGGAGGATCCCTGCACCAAAAATATGATGCATTCAGT GCAAGTAGTGTTGCATTATGTGCTTCTGGAACAGTTGCCTTGGAGATGCAGCTTGCACGGCTACCATGTGTAGTCGCTTATCGAGCTCATTTCCTAACTGAGTGGATTATTCGTTATAAGGCCAAGATACCTTACGTCTCTCTCCCAAATATTCTCATGGATTCACCTATTATACCCGAAGCTCTCTTTCAAGCGTGCACTCCGACAAACCTAGCATCATTGATTTT GGGTTTGATACATGACGATGGCCTCCGAGAAAAGCAGATTGTTGCCGCTGGCAAGGTTATCAGACTTCTTTGCACTCCGGCCAGAAATTCAGATGAGTTGGTAGAGCAGCATCAAGGAGGGAGGTTTCCCCATAACACACCAAGTGTGATAGCAGCAACTGCAATACTGCACCATGCAAAGCCATAA